Within the Pseudomonas mendocina genome, the region AGTCGCTGGTGGTGATACGGATCTTGCCCTGTGGCCCCTGCCCCACGGGGGATACGCGCCGCGTGACGCTGACGATATCCAGCTCCACCCGCTCGCCGAGCGCGCGCAACTCCTCGCCCTCGGCGGTGAGCATGTACCCGGAGCGGCGATGATCGAACAACGCGACGCCGAGGATTTTCTCCACCTGCGCCAGGCGCCGCGAAATGGTCGACACGTTGACGCCCAGCTTCTTCGCCGTGTCGGCACGGTTGCCGCATTCACTGAGCGTCTTGATGATGCGCAGATCGTCCCAGGACAGTTGGCGGACGACTTCGCTCATGTCGAGCCTGGCGCTGCCAGTTGCGGCCTGGCCCGGTGAAGCATTGTTCGATGACGATTTCACGCCGCAGCATTCCAGATCTTCCGGGCGGCCATCATACGAAAAAGGCCCTGGCAGCACCAAGGCGCCCGCCAGGTGCGCCCGCGCGTCATTCGCCCGCTTCGCTCAGCGCAGCTTTTCCAGCATCTGGTAGTACCACATGCCGGCGGCCAGCATCGGGTTGCCGAGCTGATCGCCCAGCGGAACCTTGATGTGCTTGCAGGCGGCGAAGGTGTCGAATTGCTCCAGATCGCCGGTGATGGCCTTGGCCATGATCTCGCCCATGATGTGGGTGGTCGCCACGCCATGGCCGGAGTAGCCCTGGCAGTACCAGACATTGCTCGACAGCTTGCCCAGTTGCGGGATGCGGTTCATCACGATGCCCATGGCGCAGCTCCACTGAAAGTCGATCTTCACGCCCTTGAGTTGCGGGAAGGTGCGCTCGATGCACGGGCGCAGCTCGCCGGCGATATCCCGTGAATCGCGCCCGGAGTAGTTGGCACCGCCGCCGAACAGCAGGCGGCCATCACCGGTGAGGCGGTAGTAATCGAGCACGAAGCGGCAGTCATACACCGCGAGATCGAAGGGGTTGATCGCCTCGATCAGCTCGGCGCCCAGCGGCGCGGTGGTGACGATGCCGCCCATGGCCGGGAAGATCATGCCCTTGAGCTTGCGCCGCTCCAGCTTGTGGTAGACATCGCCGGCCAGCAGCACCTGCTTGGCCTCGATGCGCCCACCCGTGGTGACCACCGCCGGACGTGGGCCGTGGACGATATCCAGCACTTCGGAGTGCTCGAAGATCAGCGCGCCCAGGCTCTCGGCGGCCTTGGCCTCGCCGAGGCACAGGTTGAGCGGGTGCAGGTGCATGTTGCGGGTGTTCTTCAGCGCGCCGCAGTACAGCTCGCTGCCCAGTTGCGCACGCACGCCGGCGGCGTCGAGCAGGGACACATCATCGCTCATGCCACGGCGCAGCGCTTCGTCGTAGGTGGCCTTGAGCTCGTCCATATGGCTGGCCTTCATCGCCGTATGCAGATGGCCGTGCTTGAGATCGCAGTCGATGCCGTACTTGGCCACGCGGTTCTTGATGATCTCGTGGCCGCGCCAGCGCAGGTGCCAGATGAAGTCGTCCACCTCCTCGCCGAGGGTGTTGCGCATCTGCTTGCGCATGGCCTCGTCGCCGGACAGGCTGCCGGTGACCTGGCCCCCGTTGCGCCCGCTGGCGCCCCAACCGACCTTGTTGGTTTCCACCACGGCGACCTTGAGGCCGCGCTCGGCCAGCTCCACCGCCGTGGCGACACCGGTGAAGCCGCCACCGATGATGGCCACATCGACGGTGACGCTGCCTTGCAGCGTCGGGTAGTCGCTCTCGAAGTTGAGCGATGCCGAGTAGTAGGACGGCGCACGCTCGGCGGAGGGTTTGACAGGTTGCTTGATCGCGTTCATTGCATGTCCTTGGGGTGCGCTCGCACCGATGGATCTATTGTCGCGGCTGAAGCCCCTCCCACAGGGAGCGCCCACAATCTCCCGTTCTGTGGGAGGGGCTTCAGCCGCGATTTCCTCAGATAAGGGCCTTCAGGCATTGCTCAGGTACCAGCGCCAATCCTGCTCGCCGACTTCGGCCATGAACTGGCGGTATTCGGCGCGCTTGACCGCGAGAAACACCTTGAGGAATTCAGCGCCGAAGGCATCGCGCGCCCAACTGGACTGCTCCAATGCCTGGATCGCCGCCGACCACTGGGTCGGCAGGTACTCGGTGGCTTGGGCGTAACCATTGCCTTCGATTGGCGCACCGGGGTCGAGGTGGTCACGAATGCCACGGTGAATCCCGGCGAGAATCGCCGCCGCCGCCAGGTAAGGGTTGGCGTCGGCACCACAGATGCGGTGCTCGACATGCCGGGTATTGGCCGGGCCGCCGGGCACACGCAGGCTCACGGTGCGGTTATCCACACCCCAAGTGGGCGCCAGCGGCGCATAGCTATTGGCCTGGAAACGCCGGTAGGAGTTGGCGTTGGGGCAGAACAGCAGCAGCGAGTCGAGCAGGCTGGCAAGCATGCCGCCGACCGCCTGGCGCAGCAGCGGCGTGCCGGCGGGGTCGTCGCTGGCGAACAGGTTATCGCCCTGCGCATCGGCCAGGCTGACATGCATATGCATGCCGGTGCCGGCCAGATGATCGAACGGCTTGGCCATGAAGCAGGCCTGCATACCGTGGCGGTGCGCCACGCCCTTGACCAGGCGCTTGTAGCGCACCGCCTGATCCATCGCCGCCAGTACCGGGCCGTGCTCCAGGGTGATCTCCACCTGACCGGGGGCGTATTCGGAGATCGCCGTGCGCGCGGGAATGCCCTGCGCCTTGCACGCGGCATAGAGATCGCGCAGGAACGGCTCGATCTGCTCCAGTTCGCGCAGGCCGTAGACCTGGGTCTGTCGTGGGCGGCCGCCATCGGCGTCCAGCGCTGGCTGCGGTCGGCCTTCGGCATCACGCTTCTGGTCGAGCAGGTAAAACTCCAGCTCGCAGGCCATCACCGGGTAATAACCCTCTGCCTCAAGTTGCTCGATCACGCGGATCAGCAACTGGCGCGGGTCGGCCGGGGTGGCCGGCAGGCCTTCGCTGGGGTGCATCGACACCTGCACGGCAGCGGTGGGCATCTGCCGCCAGGGCAGGCGCACCAGGCTGCCGGGCAACGGGTAGGCGCGGCAGTCGATATCGCCCACCTCCCAGACCAGGCCGGAGTCCTCGACATCCTCGCCCTGGATGGTCAGCCCGAGCATGGTGCTCGGCAGCGGCCGGCCGCTCTGGTACAGCGCCAGCAGCTCTTCGCGGTGCAGCAGCTTGCCGCGCGGCACGCCATTGGCATCGAGGATGAACAGCTCGATCAGCTCGATATCGGGATTGTTCGTCAGGAAGTCCTGAGCTTCCTGCACGGGGGCGAAAGTCGTCATGTTGCGCTCGCTTGCGCCAGTTTGGCGCTCGGTGTCCGCACGGCCCGTTCGATTCGTGAACAGGTTGCACAGGCAGACAAGGTGATAGCAGCGGCTACGGGCATGGCGCAGCCATCGGTATTCAGCGGGCGGGGACGGCGTCCGGCGGGCGGGCGTGGCGGCAATGCCACAGCGCCCAGAAGGCGAGGATGATCGTCAGCAGCGGGTTTAACCGCTCCAACAAGCGCCGCCGCGCGGGAGCGCGGTACAGCGGAACATGGACTTGGCAGGCCGGGGAGATCATGGCTTGGCAGCGTCGCACAGGGTTTGACGTGCGTTAAATCGGGTTTTTCATACGCTTGGTTATGCACTGGCTAAACAATCCTGCCCATGCAAACCCAATCGGCCCGCAGGGTGCGCCGTGCGCACCCTTAATCGCACGACCATCCTACGGCTCGGGTCGATAGCCCAGACGCAAACCACCCCAGTGCCGCCCACGCACCATGATCGGCACCGATAGGTCGTGCATAAGCTCGCCGGTATCGCGCATGTAGGTCTGCAGCAATAGCGCCTGTGTGTGGCTGCCACAGCGAATGCCGGTGCGGTCGTTGAACAGACGCTTGCCACGGCTGCGGGTGGCATCCAGCGCCGGGTCGCCGCTGGGCGGGTGGTTGAATGCGGCGTTATGGGTCGGCACATAGCCTTCCGGCGTGGTGGAAATGGCGAAGATCAGCCCTTCATGGCGCTTGAGCAGAGGCTCCTGCAGCGCCGGCAGTACCTGATCGGCGTACTGGTCGAAGCGCGTACGGTATTTCTGCGGCTGGGTACCGGCGATGGGTTGGTAGTGGCGGTCGAACAGGTCGTCGAGGCTGATACGGCCAGCCTGCAGGTCGCGCTCGAACTGTTCGGCGATGGCCGCCGCCCCCTCACGGGCGAGGTCATAGGCACGCTGGTGATAGTCGTCCAGCCCCACCTCGGCGAGCTGTTCGCTGACCGTCTCGGCCTGGCCGACCAGGTGATCGGCGGCAGCGGCCAGTTGCCGCGTCTGCCCCTCGCTGCCCTGGACATCGTCCTGCAGCTGCAGCGCGGCCGCTGACAAGCTGGCCAAGCGCTGGTGGTTGTCCGCCGTGCCGGCGCTGATCTGCGCTACTTGTTGCTCGACTTCCTCGGCCTGATCGGCAATGCCATGCAGGCGGCTGCCGGCCGTCTCGATCTGTTGCGCAGCCTGCTCAAGCTCGACGCTCTGGCGCTGGATATGGTCAACCACCGCCGTGCTCTGCTGGCGTATGTCAGCGATCATCTGGCTGACTTCCTCGGTGGCGCTGGCGGTACGCGCCGCGAGGTTGCGCACCTCATCGGCGACCACGGCGAAACCACGGCCCATCTCGCCGGCGCGTGCGGCCTCGATGGCCG harbors:
- a CDS encoding NAD(P)/FAD-dependent oxidoreductase; this encodes MNAIKQPVKPSAERAPSYYSASLNFESDYPTLQGSVTVDVAIIGGGFTGVATAVELAERGLKVAVVETNKVGWGASGRNGGQVTGSLSGDEAMRKQMRNTLGEEVDDFIWHLRWRGHEIIKNRVAKYGIDCDLKHGHLHTAMKASHMDELKATYDEALRRGMSDDVSLLDAAGVRAQLGSELYCGALKNTRNMHLHPLNLCLGEAKAAESLGALIFEHSEVLDIVHGPRPAVVTTGGRIEAKQVLLAGDVYHKLERRKLKGMIFPAMGGIVTTAPLGAELIEAINPFDLAVYDCRFVLDYYRLTGDGRLLFGGGANYSGRDSRDIAGELRPCIERTFPQLKGVKIDFQWSCAMGIVMNRIPQLGKLSSNVWYCQGYSGHGVATTHIMGEIMAKAITGDLEQFDTFAACKHIKVPLGDQLGNPMLAAGMWYYQMLEKLR
- a CDS encoding glutamine synthetase family protein, with amino-acid sequence MTTFAPVQEAQDFLTNNPDIELIELFILDANGVPRGKLLHREELLALYQSGRPLPSTMLGLTIQGEDVEDSGLVWEVGDIDCRAYPLPGSLVRLPWRQMPTAAVQVSMHPSEGLPATPADPRQLLIRVIEQLEAEGYYPVMACELEFYLLDQKRDAEGRPQPALDADGGRPRQTQVYGLRELEQIEPFLRDLYAACKAQGIPARTAISEYAPGQVEITLEHGPVLAAMDQAVRYKRLVKGVAHRHGMQACFMAKPFDHLAGTGMHMHVSLADAQGDNLFASDDPAGTPLLRQAVGGMLASLLDSLLLFCPNANSYRRFQANSYAPLAPTWGVDNRTVSLRVPGGPANTRHVEHRICGADANPYLAAAAILAGIHRGIRDHLDPGAPIEGNGYAQATEYLPTQWSAAIQALEQSSWARDAFGAEFLKVFLAVKRAEYRQFMAEVGEQDWRWYLSNA
- a CDS encoding methyl-accepting chemotaxis protein, giving the protein MQAAFVRSPVACLLHALGLAALMLVYQQVQLPAYVSVPSFLLLALWPWLGPWQRRDDVAPAARQAAVTDFVELSRGLSRHTCHNALSAAKVAHAVKHLAERLQSQLAAVQQVSQAAEAITHTEQDSAARAEHTLAAAQHVREASANGQAELNQAIERMQQLSAQTLASRELIDGLGSRTEQIEQVTQVIQSIASQTNLLALNAAIEAARAGEMGRGFAVVADEVRNLAARTASATEEVSQMIADIRQQSTAVVDHIQRQSVELEQAAQQIETAGSRLHGIADQAEEVEQQVAQISAGTADNHQRLASLSAAALQLQDDVQGSEGQTRQLAAAADHLVGQAETVSEQLAEVGLDDYHQRAYDLAREGAAAIAEQFERDLQAGRISLDDLFDRHYQPIAGTQPQKYRTRFDQYADQVLPALQEPLLKRHEGLIFAISTTPEGYVPTHNAAFNHPPSGDPALDATRSRGKRLFNDRTGIRCGSHTQALLLQTYMRDTGELMHDLSVPIMVRGRHWGGLRLGYRPEP